The region TGACAAAGACTTACCATATTCCATACATGAGAAATACATTCACCATCATTCTGCTGTTGACTGGACTATTCGTCTATGCAGATCGCGACTCAAAATATGGCACGGCTCCAGCCAGCTGGTCTAATCAAGTTGAAAAAGACATGGTTAATCTTATCTCAAAAAATGAACAAGCCAGACAGGTGTATGGACGGGTTATTAAACGCTTGCGCCGCAGCGGAGTCCCAGCCGCCTATGCCTGGCAGGTTTTCTCAAACCCCGGCATTAAAATTGAGCCTAACATTTCAGCCAGATTTTCCAAACCTGCTGAAAAAATGGAGTATACAGACTATCGCCAGATTTTTGTGAATGATAAACGCGTCAATGGTGGTGTGAAGTTTTACAACGAGCACTCCGAGCTCCTAAACAGAGTGGCCAAGCAATACGGTGTTGATCCTTTTCTGATCCTCAGCTTTGTCGGTGTAGAAACTCAATATGGACTTTATGCCTCATCCTACCCTGTTTTTAACTCCCTGCATACTATCATTCACAATATCCCCCGCAGGGCAAAATGGGCTGAGGATGAAATGGTAGCCTGGTTTATGATCTGCAGGGTTGATGGTTTGGGACCGCATGATGTAAAGGGATCGTACGCTGGTGCCTTTGGCTATGGACAGTTTATGCCAACCAGCTTTAAA is a window of Candidatus Neomarinimicrobiota bacterium DNA encoding:
- a CDS encoding lytic murein transglycosylase yields the protein MTKTYHIPYMRNTFTIILLLTGLFVYADRDSKYGTAPASWSNQVEKDMVNLISKNEQARQVYGRVIKRLRRSGVPAAYAWQVFSNPGIKIEPNISARFSKPAEKMEYTDYRQIFVNDKRVNGGVKFYNEHSELLNRVAKQYGVDPFLILSFVGVETQYGLYASSYPVFNSLHTIIHNIPRRAKWAEDEMVAWFMICRVDGLGPHDVKGSYAGAFGYGQFMPTSFKSYAVDMDGDGVREPFEWADVMASIANYLLKRGNYDISSTDFSENSANWRAVYKYNPSKNYVKVVLELRSQLQDAITKS